Proteins from one Drosophila gunungcola strain Sukarami chromosome 3R, Dgunungcola_SK_2, whole genome shotgun sequence genomic window:
- the LOC128252488 gene encoding uncharacterized protein LOC128252488 isoform X2 — translation MRGVRKCAHCGTVNGNRAQFCRNSDCPQRRNVLDAVQLVSLRPGSTVYSLRAKEKEQQPRNFVVIQDVTLSLQPDAAVVSSKAECYVESCNKAAGESLDCVHVKACRELGTEYPKAQVYRVSREVLWNLNISQEQKQHLWHIYKYAEEKEYLPGVQRLNHTTFAVKCDRSESFPAARLHVTVLANGPSKKKGSYACACRKLKIIVEPDNSLVMQDEICDHLLLVLAGILSSPQGKRVYGNFTSGLQNFWMPSQLETPLGELETEDLRLSMCMEDDFDSQVDILVFGDQLDLPLPDLTDGVFNLDNMQASTSSHNTSNTNDAFIHYANDSQLLSNCDVYAEPIELTDCNIELMDQFQPTDHIDICSEDIELPLISEPYNILAAPPIFAEGTPAVVTDQLPIELATISMVKKAPVKVSEIVTEVKSRKQPPLPAKRDLIVNNSAKVTPVIDNLCLDASVQPALSYVAWLDHVIELLNEGLEPLETPNAGLTIRLVQQNFHVHKETFSHFCKSFSAGLKRRPLDKFTVIESGKYKGLNRYTWHFSSSHTVKRIFSTSNIELHLERAFERHAEGHFVPYVRPAIEPHVPGQAKKRVVYARLKLYMVKIIFETPPKMKHLLPLPVSV, via the exons ATGCGTGGCGTTCGAAAGTGTGCACACTGTGGGACCGTGAACGGAAATCGCGCTCAGTTCTGCCGGAATTCCGATTGTCCGCAGCGCAGAAATGTCCTTGACGCCGTCCAGTTGGTTTCTTTGCGGCCAGGTTCCACTGTCTACTCCTTGAGGGCCAAGGAAAAGGAGCAACAGCCCCGGAACTTTGTTGTCATACAGGATGTCACTCTGTCCCtgcaaccagatgctgctgtGGTGTCCAGCAAAGCCGAGTGCTACGTGGAGTCCTGCAACAAGGCAGCGGGGGAATCCTTGGACTGTGTCCATGTTAAGGCTTGTAGAGAGCTGGGCACAGAGTACCCGAAGGCCCAGGTCTACCGGGTGTCCCGAGAGGTTCTGTGGAACCTTAATATAAGTcaggagcagaagcagcatCTATGGCATATCTACAAATATGCCGAGGAAAAGGAGTATCTTCCCGGAGTCCAGCGCTTGAATCACACCACATTCGCTGTGAAATGCGATAGGTCTGAATCCTTTCCAGCTGCTCGTCTTCATGTCACCGTGCTGGCCAATGGTCCGTCCAAGAAGAAGGGCAGCTACGCCTGTGCCTGCAGGAAACTTAAGATCATAGTGGAACCGGATAACTCTCTGGTGATGCAGGATGAGATCTGCGACCATCTGCTGCTCGTTTTGGCGGGAATCCTAAGCTCGCCGCAGGGAAAACGGGTTTATGGCAACTTCACCAGTGGTTTGCAGAACTTTTGGATGCCCTCGCAGCTGGAAACTCCACTGGGAGAACTGGAAACCGAGGATTTGCGACTCAGTATGTGCATGGAGGATGATTTCGATTCCCAGGTGGACATACTCGTCTTCGGGGATCAGCTGGAT CTTCCTTTACCGGATCTCACCGATGGCGTCTTCAATCTGGACAACATGCAGGCATCAACCTCTAGTCACAACACATCAAATACCAACGATGCCTTCATCCATTATGCGAACGATTCGCAGCTCTTGTCCAATTGCGATGTCTATGCAGAGCCCATTGAGCTAACCGACTGCAATATCGAACTGATGGATCAGTTTCAGCCCACGGATCACATTGACATTTGCAGCGAGGACATTGAATTGCCGCTGATCAGTGAGCCGTATAATATCCTCGCTGCTCCGCCCATTTTTGCGGAGGGCACTCCCGCAGTGGTCACCGATCAACTGCCCATTGAATTGGCCACTATATCGATGGTTAAAAAGGCACCCGTCAAGGTCTCAGAGATTGTGACGGAAGTCAAGTCTCGAAAGCAGCCTCCCTTGCCAGCCAAAAGGGACTTGATAGTCAACAATTCAGCTAAAGTAACTCCAGTTATAGACAATCTGTGCTTGGATGCTTCAGTTCAACCGGCATTGTCCTACGTAGCATGGCTGGATCATGTAATAGAGCTTCTAAACGAAGGACTCGAGCCATTAGAAACTCCCAATGCTGGTCTAACAATACGTTTAGTTCAACAAAACTTCCATGTGCACAAG GAAACTTTTTCGCACTTCTGTAAGAGTTTCAGTGCGGGACTGAAACGACGACCCTTAGACAAGTTCACTGTGATAGAATCGGGCAAATATAAAGGACTCAATAGGTACACTTGGCATTTTTCGTCTTCGCACACCGTAAAACGCATCTTTAGTACCTCAAATATTGAACTGCACTTGGAACGCGCCTTCGAGCGGCACGCAGAAGGTCATTTTGTGCCCTATGTGCGTCCAGCAATTGAGCCGCATGTTCCGGGTCAGGCTAAGAAGCGTGTTGTCTACGCCAGACTCAAGCTCTATATGGTTAAGATCATCTTCGAAACGCCGCCAAAG ATGAAGCATTTGTTACCATTGCCGGTGTCAGTATGA
- the LOC128252488 gene encoding uncharacterized protein LOC128252488 isoform X1: MRGVRKCAHCGTVNGNRAQFCRNSDCPQRRNVLDAVQLVSLRPGSTVYSLRAKEKEQQPRNFVVIQDVTLSLQPDAAVVSSKAECYVESCNKAAGESLDCVHVKACRELGTEYPKAQVYRVSREVLWNLNISQEQKQHLWHIYKYAEEKEYLPGVQRLNHTTFAVKCDRSESFPAARLHVTVLANGPSKKKGSYACACRKLKIIVEPDNSLVMQDEICDHLLLVLAGILSSPQGKRVYGNFTSGLQNFWMPSQLETPLGELETEDLRLSMCMEDDFDSQVDILVFGDQLDLPLPDLTDGVFNLDNMQASTSSHNTSNTNDAFIHYANDSQLLSNCDVYAEPIELTDCNIELMDQFQPTDHIDICSEDIELPLISEPYNILAAPPIFAEGTPAVVTDQLPIELATISMVKKAPVKVSEIVTEVKSRKQPPLPAKRDLIVNNSAKVTPVIDNLCLDASVQPALSYVAWLDHVIELLNEGLEPLETPNAGLTIRLVQQNFHVHKETFSHFCKSFSAGLKRRPLDKFTVIESGKYKGLNRYTWHFSSSHTVKRIFSTSNIELHLERAFERHAEGHFVPYVRPAIEPHVPGQAKKRVVYARLKLYMVKIIFETPPKNQSGNGVLLTWTPDVLPRSHFGLMHVEFTVETRAPS; encoded by the exons ATGCGTGGCGTTCGAAAGTGTGCACACTGTGGGACCGTGAACGGAAATCGCGCTCAGTTCTGCCGGAATTCCGATTGTCCGCAGCGCAGAAATGTCCTTGACGCCGTCCAGTTGGTTTCTTTGCGGCCAGGTTCCACTGTCTACTCCTTGAGGGCCAAGGAAAAGGAGCAACAGCCCCGGAACTTTGTTGTCATACAGGATGTCACTCTGTCCCtgcaaccagatgctgctgtGGTGTCCAGCAAAGCCGAGTGCTACGTGGAGTCCTGCAACAAGGCAGCGGGGGAATCCTTGGACTGTGTCCATGTTAAGGCTTGTAGAGAGCTGGGCACAGAGTACCCGAAGGCCCAGGTCTACCGGGTGTCCCGAGAGGTTCTGTGGAACCTTAATATAAGTcaggagcagaagcagcatCTATGGCATATCTACAAATATGCCGAGGAAAAGGAGTATCTTCCCGGAGTCCAGCGCTTGAATCACACCACATTCGCTGTGAAATGCGATAGGTCTGAATCCTTTCCAGCTGCTCGTCTTCATGTCACCGTGCTGGCCAATGGTCCGTCCAAGAAGAAGGGCAGCTACGCCTGTGCCTGCAGGAAACTTAAGATCATAGTGGAACCGGATAACTCTCTGGTGATGCAGGATGAGATCTGCGACCATCTGCTGCTCGTTTTGGCGGGAATCCTAAGCTCGCCGCAGGGAAAACGGGTTTATGGCAACTTCACCAGTGGTTTGCAGAACTTTTGGATGCCCTCGCAGCTGGAAACTCCACTGGGAGAACTGGAAACCGAGGATTTGCGACTCAGTATGTGCATGGAGGATGATTTCGATTCCCAGGTGGACATACTCGTCTTCGGGGATCAGCTGGAT CTTCCTTTACCGGATCTCACCGATGGCGTCTTCAATCTGGACAACATGCAGGCATCAACCTCTAGTCACAACACATCAAATACCAACGATGCCTTCATCCATTATGCGAACGATTCGCAGCTCTTGTCCAATTGCGATGTCTATGCAGAGCCCATTGAGCTAACCGACTGCAATATCGAACTGATGGATCAGTTTCAGCCCACGGATCACATTGACATTTGCAGCGAGGACATTGAATTGCCGCTGATCAGTGAGCCGTATAATATCCTCGCTGCTCCGCCCATTTTTGCGGAGGGCACTCCCGCAGTGGTCACCGATCAACTGCCCATTGAATTGGCCACTATATCGATGGTTAAAAAGGCACCCGTCAAGGTCTCAGAGATTGTGACGGAAGTCAAGTCTCGAAAGCAGCCTCCCTTGCCAGCCAAAAGGGACTTGATAGTCAACAATTCAGCTAAAGTAACTCCAGTTATAGACAATCTGTGCTTGGATGCTTCAGTTCAACCGGCATTGTCCTACGTAGCATGGCTGGATCATGTAATAGAGCTTCTAAACGAAGGACTCGAGCCATTAGAAACTCCCAATGCTGGTCTAACAATACGTTTAGTTCAACAAAACTTCCATGTGCACAAG GAAACTTTTTCGCACTTCTGTAAGAGTTTCAGTGCGGGACTGAAACGACGACCCTTAGACAAGTTCACTGTGATAGAATCGGGCAAATATAAAGGACTCAATAGGTACACTTGGCATTTTTCGTCTTCGCACACCGTAAAACGCATCTTTAGTACCTCAAATATTGAACTGCACTTGGAACGCGCCTTCGAGCGGCACGCAGAAGGTCATTTTGTGCCCTATGTGCGTCCAGCAATTGAGCCGCATGTTCCGGGTCAGGCTAAGAAGCGTGTTGTCTACGCCAGACTCAAGCTCTATATGGTTAAGATCATCTTCGAAACGCCGCCAAAG AACCAATCCGGCAACGGAGTTCTGTTGACCTGGACCCCCGATGTGCTACCCCGCAGCCATTTCGGGCTGATGCACGTGGAGTTCACTGTAGAGACACGAGCGCCCAGCTAG
- the LOC128266502 gene encoding tRNA-uridine aminocarboxypropyltransferase 1, whose translation MSHPLEPQQRTRKYPFVNMRISDHTILDSIEGRHNCKLCNRSRKFFCYSCYIPVGELEEVLPRIALPLKIDIIKHKKEIDGKSTAVHAAVLAPEHVRIHTYPDIPDYREEPGVVLIFPSATALTVPQLFERNVQLQIGDNYGLPKGHHMGTMLRRRMDEVEVQEPHSKDQESPKKKWNLENLPIRRAVFIDSTWNQSRGIYADERIRNLRTVVLQNRLSQFWRHQRGSPRWYLATIEAVHQFLLEVHINAWGLNSSYRGLDNLEITEGFHQLAAPLKIETHMEDIDRMSPYNGQYDNLLFFFANMYDLIHKYYDHNDLISYRRPI comes from the coding sequence ATGTCGCATCCTTTGGAGCCGCAGCAGCGCACCCGCAAATATCCCTTTGTAAATATGCGGATTTCGGATCACACAATACTGGATTCCATTGAGGGCCGCCACAATTGCAAATTGTGCAATCGTTCACGCAAGTTCTTCTGCTACAGTTGCTATATACCGGTGGGAGAATTGGAGGAAGTCCTGCCACGCATTGCGTTACCACTCAAAATAGACATAATCAAGCACAAGAAGGAAATAGACGGCAAAAGTACGGCTGTGCATGCGGCTGTTTTGGCGCCGGAACACGTGAGGATTCACACCTATCCAGATATACCCGATTATCGGGAGGAACCCGGAGTGGTTCTAATATTTCCCAGTGCCACTGCCCTGACGGTTCCTCAGCTCTTCGAGCGCAATGTCCAGCTGCAGATAGGAGATAACTATGGCCTGCCAAAGGGTCACCACATGGGAACCATGCTGCGGAGAAGAATGGATGAGGTCGAGGTGCAGGAGCCCCATTCGAAAGATCAGGAATCGCCGAAGAAAAAATGGAATCTGGAGAACCTGCCCATTCGCAGAGCTGTCTTCATAGACAGCACGTGGAACCAGAGTCGCGGAATATACGCAGACGAGAGGATTCGCAACCTAAGAACCGTAGTCCTACAGAATAGATTATCACAGTTTTGGCGCCATCAGCGGGGAAGTCCACGTTGGTATCTGGCCACGATCGAAGCTGTTCACCAGTTCCTCCTCGAAGTGCACATAAATGCCTGGGGATTGAACTCTTCGTACAGAGGACTGGACAATCTTGAGATTACCGAAGGCTTCCATCAACTGGCAGCACCTTTAAAGATTGAAACTCACATGGAGGATATAGATAGGATGTCTCCCTACAATGGACAATATGACAATCTTCTGTTCTTTTTCGCCAATATGTATGATCTCATTCACAAGTACTATGACCATAACGATCTAATATCCTATCGACGTCCGATTTAG
- the LOC128252488 gene encoding uncharacterized protein LOC128252488 isoform X3, translating into MRGVRKCAHCGTVNGNRAQFCRNSDCPQRRNVLDAVQLVSLRPGSTVYSLRAKEKEQQPRNFVVIQDVTLSLQPDAAVVSSKAECYVESCNKAAGESLDCVHVKACRELGTEYPKAQVYRVSREVLWNLNISQEQKQHLWHIYKYAEEKEYLPGVQRLNHTTFAVKCDRSESFPAARLHVTVLANGPSKKKGSYACACRKLKIIVEPDNSLVMQDEICDHLLLVLAGILSSPQGKRVYGNFTSGLQNFWMPSQLETPLGELETEDLRLSMCMEDDFDSQVDILVFGDQLDLPLPDLTDGVFNLDNMQASTSSHNTSNTNDAFIHYANDSQLLSNCDVYAEPIELTDCNIELMDQFQPTDHIDICSEDIELPLISEPYNILAAPPIFAEGTPAVVTDQLPIELATISMVKKAPVKVSEIVTEVKSRKQPPLPAKRDLIVNNSAKVTPVIDNLCLDASVQPALSYVAWLDHVIELLNEGLEPLETPNAGLTIRLVQQNFHVHKETFSHFCKSFSAGLKRRPLDKFTVIESGKYKGLNRYTWHFSSSHTVKRIFSTSNIELHLERAFERHAEGHFVPYVRPAIEPHVPGQAKKRVVYARLKLYMVKIIFETPPKVSFAVSVYVCV; encoded by the exons ATGCGTGGCGTTCGAAAGTGTGCACACTGTGGGACCGTGAACGGAAATCGCGCTCAGTTCTGCCGGAATTCCGATTGTCCGCAGCGCAGAAATGTCCTTGACGCCGTCCAGTTGGTTTCTTTGCGGCCAGGTTCCACTGTCTACTCCTTGAGGGCCAAGGAAAAGGAGCAACAGCCCCGGAACTTTGTTGTCATACAGGATGTCACTCTGTCCCtgcaaccagatgctgctgtGGTGTCCAGCAAAGCCGAGTGCTACGTGGAGTCCTGCAACAAGGCAGCGGGGGAATCCTTGGACTGTGTCCATGTTAAGGCTTGTAGAGAGCTGGGCACAGAGTACCCGAAGGCCCAGGTCTACCGGGTGTCCCGAGAGGTTCTGTGGAACCTTAATATAAGTcaggagcagaagcagcatCTATGGCATATCTACAAATATGCCGAGGAAAAGGAGTATCTTCCCGGAGTCCAGCGCTTGAATCACACCACATTCGCTGTGAAATGCGATAGGTCTGAATCCTTTCCAGCTGCTCGTCTTCATGTCACCGTGCTGGCCAATGGTCCGTCCAAGAAGAAGGGCAGCTACGCCTGTGCCTGCAGGAAACTTAAGATCATAGTGGAACCGGATAACTCTCTGGTGATGCAGGATGAGATCTGCGACCATCTGCTGCTCGTTTTGGCGGGAATCCTAAGCTCGCCGCAGGGAAAACGGGTTTATGGCAACTTCACCAGTGGTTTGCAGAACTTTTGGATGCCCTCGCAGCTGGAAACTCCACTGGGAGAACTGGAAACCGAGGATTTGCGACTCAGTATGTGCATGGAGGATGATTTCGATTCCCAGGTGGACATACTCGTCTTCGGGGATCAGCTGGAT CTTCCTTTACCGGATCTCACCGATGGCGTCTTCAATCTGGACAACATGCAGGCATCAACCTCTAGTCACAACACATCAAATACCAACGATGCCTTCATCCATTATGCGAACGATTCGCAGCTCTTGTCCAATTGCGATGTCTATGCAGAGCCCATTGAGCTAACCGACTGCAATATCGAACTGATGGATCAGTTTCAGCCCACGGATCACATTGACATTTGCAGCGAGGACATTGAATTGCCGCTGATCAGTGAGCCGTATAATATCCTCGCTGCTCCGCCCATTTTTGCGGAGGGCACTCCCGCAGTGGTCACCGATCAACTGCCCATTGAATTGGCCACTATATCGATGGTTAAAAAGGCACCCGTCAAGGTCTCAGAGATTGTGACGGAAGTCAAGTCTCGAAAGCAGCCTCCCTTGCCAGCCAAAAGGGACTTGATAGTCAACAATTCAGCTAAAGTAACTCCAGTTATAGACAATCTGTGCTTGGATGCTTCAGTTCAACCGGCATTGTCCTACGTAGCATGGCTGGATCATGTAATAGAGCTTCTAAACGAAGGACTCGAGCCATTAGAAACTCCCAATGCTGGTCTAACAATACGTTTAGTTCAACAAAACTTCCATGTGCACAAG GAAACTTTTTCGCACTTCTGTAAGAGTTTCAGTGCGGGACTGAAACGACGACCCTTAGACAAGTTCACTGTGATAGAATCGGGCAAATATAAAGGACTCAATAGGTACACTTGGCATTTTTCGTCTTCGCACACCGTAAAACGCATCTTTAGTACCTCAAATATTGAACTGCACTTGGAACGCGCCTTCGAGCGGCACGCAGAAGGTCATTTTGTGCCCTATGTGCGTCCAGCAATTGAGCCGCATGTTCCGGGTCAGGCTAAGAAGCGTGTTGTCTACGCCAGACTCAAGCTCTATATGGTTAAGATCATCTTCGAAACGCCGCCAAAG
- the LOC128266503 gene encoding signal peptidase complex subunit 1 has translation MLDIQTHMDFAGQGKAERWSRFIITFFGVIGLIYGAFVQQFSQTVYILGVGFVLSSLITIPPWPLYRRNALKWQKPIDTDAKSSSSESGDEGKKKKK, from the exons ATGCTGGACATACAGACACATATG GACTTTGCTGGCCAGGGAAAAGCTGAGCGTTGGTCTCGCTTTATCATAACATTTTTTGGAGTAATCGGCTTGATCTACGGAGCATTTGTGCAGCAATTTTCGCAAACTGTCTATATCCTTGGAGTCGGATTCGTGCTCTCCTCCTTG ATCACCATTCCACCCTGGCCCTTGTATCGCCGTAATGCTCTGAAATGGCAAAAACCCATCGACACGGATGCCAAATCCTCCAGTTCCGAGTCCGGTGATGAGggcaaaaagaagaagaaatag